Within Chloracidobacterium sp., the genomic segment CAGGGGCGATACCGGCGTCACCGAGAGCCATCGTCATCGCCCTTGCGGGTTCGATGCCCGAATCGTCGAGGCGAACGCGGTGATACGCATCGCACGTCGCACCGTAACCCGTAATTTCGGCATATATTTGGGCGTTACGTTTTAAGGCAGTTTCCAGATCCTCGAGGACAAAAAGATATGAGCCTTCGGCGGCGACGATGCCCGAACGGCCGACCGAAAAGGGTCTCGATGCACGATGCGGTTCGTCGTTCCAGTCGCGGGTGACGACCGTCATCAGGTTAAAACCGGCCATTATCCCGGGCGCGATGGGAGCGTCAACTCCGCCCGCGATCATTACATCCTGACGCCCGAGGGCGATATGTTGAGCAGCGTAAAAGATAGCATCAGTGGAACTGGTACAGCCCGTCGATACGACGTGCGACAATCCCCGCAGGCCGAATGCCATCGATATCTCCGACGACAGTCCGCCGTGCGTCGACGATGGTATCGTGTAAACACTCGCCTGAGTCTGCGGCCCGTTGAACCAATAGGAATATTGCTTTTCGGTAAACGCAAGCCCGCCGCCGCCGGTCCCGATCTCGACGCCGATAGCACGCCGTTCGTCGAGCGCCATATCGGTTGTGTCAATGCCCGCGTCAGCCATCGCTTCGCATGCGGCGGCGAGAGCAAGCGGAACGGTGCGGGCAACGTGCTTGCGGTCTTTCCGATTAAGTTGGGCTTCCCAATCAAAATCCTGGACCTCGCCGGCGATCTGAACTGCCGATCCCGATGCGTCAAACGCCGAAATCCGCCGCACACCACTGACGCCGCCTTTGAGCGAAGCCCAAAACGCCTCGCGTCCGATGCCGATCGGCGTAAGACAACCGATTCCCGTGACGACAACACGGCGTGGGCGAAGAAAGTTGTTGAGCATTTAGAAGAATCCCCTTGTACTGTTGTATGAGAATAGCACGCAGCCACTATTTCGACTCGGTTTCGCTAATGACGTGAGATTTTGTTAACTTATTTGTATGAGAAAGCCCGTAATCGCCGGAAATTGGAAAATGTATAAGACGCTGAGCGAGGCCGTAACAACGGCGGTCGACTTAAAACCGCTCGTCGCTAACGCAAATCACTGCGAGGTCGTCATCGCACCCGTATTTACTGCGATCAAGACCGTCGCCGATCGCCTCGAAGGTTCGAACGTCAAGGTTGCCGGCCAAAACTGTGCTACACAGAATGAGTTTGGTGCCCACACGGGCGAGATCGCACCCGCGATGCTCAAGGATGTCGGTTGCTCACACGTGATCATTGGCCATTCCGAAAGGCGGCAGTTTTACGGCGAGACCGATAGCTCGGTCAATAAGAAAGCCAAAGCGACCATCGCCTCAGGAATGACCGCGATCGTCTGCGTCGGCGAAATGCTTGCCGACAGGGAATCGGGTAACGCCGAAAACGTGGTCAAAGGGCAATTGGAATCGAGCCTCGACGGTTTGACAGTTGCCGATATGGAACGTATTATTATCGCTTACGAGCCTGTCTGGGCCATTGGTACGGGTAAAACCGCCACGCCCGAACAGGCTCAAGAAATGCACGGTCACATTCGCCAAACCGTTGAGAACACTCACGGAAAGGCCGTCGCAGAGGCGGTTCGAATACTCTACGGCGGTTCGGTAAAGCCGGACAATATCGCGACACTGATGTCGCAGGCAGACGTTGACGGTGCGTTGGTCGGCGGGGCAAGCCTCGAAGCGGTTAGCTTTTCGCAGATCGTGAATTACAAATAGGTGGGTTAATAAGTTGGAATACGTTCTCTACTTTATATTTTTTCTCTCGTGCATCGTGCTGATCGCCGCTGTGCTTCTGCAGCCTGGTAAGACCGATGCCGGAGCATTGTTTACGAGCAACGTTTCGAGTTCGGCCTTTAGCCCGCGAGGTACTGCGACAGTTTTGTCGAAGGTCACCATTGCGGCGGCGGTCTTGTTTATGTTGTCTGCTCTATTGCTTTCGATGCCCGCTCTGACCGGTAACGTGTCAGTTCTGTCGAGCAATCCGGACGCACCTGCAGCAAACGCAAATCCATCGGTCGAGCCTGCTGCGAACGCTGCAGTTCCGGTCGCCGTTGACGCTAACACTGCTGCCCCGGCAACGAACACCGGAGCACCAATCGACGTCGCTCCGGCACCCGCACCGGCTAATAAGTAGGTTTTTGAAAAGTTGGCTCAGGTGGCGTAATTGGTAGCCGCGCACGTTTGAGGGGCGTGTGGAGTAATCCGTGGGGGTTCGAGTCCCCCCCTGAGCACCATTAAATTTGCAAAAAGACGGGAATCGACCCCGTCTTTTCTTGGAAAAAGATGTTGCACAGTCGCAACACTGTGCTATACTGAGAATGGATACTGAGGGTTAGTCCTTTACGACCATCGTTCCTGTTCCGGAATCGGTAAAGACCTCTGCCAATATGGCATTTCGGACCGTACCGCTAACGATATGAGCGGAGTGAACGCCGCGTCCGACGAGATCGATCAGACTTTCGATCTTTGGAACCATTCCACCGGTCGCACGCCCGGATTCGATCAGATGCTTGGCATCCGATGTAGTGATCTTTGACAACTTAGTATTTGGGTCTGATTCTTCGAGATATATACCGTTGACATCGGTGAGCAATATTAATTTCTCGGCACCGAGTTTGATCGCGATCTCTGATGCGATGGTGTCGGCATTGATATTAAAGACGCGGCCATCATCGTCGGCGCCCAGCGACGAAATGATCGGTAGGTAACCGCTGTCGAGGAGCGTGTTTATCAAGGAGGCATCAACCTCGACCACGTCGCCTACGTGCCCGTAATCGATCGATTCGGTCGCACCGGTTTCGCGATTGAGGACATCCCTTGGCGGACGTTTGACTGCCTTGACCACACCGCCATCGACTCCTGATAATCCCACTGCGTGGACACCTCGTCGCCTGAACTGAGCGAGGATCTCGGTATTTATCTTCCCGCGAAAGATCATTTTTGCCAGGTCGAGTGTGTCGTCATCGGTGACGCGGCGTCCCTCGATAACGGTTTGGACAACGCCTAGCTTAAGCGCAAGTTCCGTCAACTGCTTGCCGCCGCCGTGGATTACGCAGACGCGGATGCCGACCTGATGAAGCAATGCCAACTCCTCCGCCAGTGAGGCAAGATTCTCCTTGTCCTCGGTCACCTTTCCGGAGAATTTCACGACAAAGGTCTTGCCCTGAAATTTTTGTATGTAGGGAAGCGATTCACGCAGCAGGTCTAGTGTTTCTTGGTTCATATTACTGTATGAGTTTGGCCATTATCGCCTTTTGAATATGTAGGCGGTTTTCGGCTTGATCAATTACTACGGAATTTGCCGACTCAATAACGCTGTCAGTCACGATGACATTTCGTCTGACCGGCAGGCAATGCATGAAGATTCCGTTATTCGTTTTTGCCATTTTTGCTTCGTCAACGATCCAGTCTGAACGATAGGCGGCACGCTTTTCGATTTCGATATTGGGGTTTCCGTAAAAATACTTACTGCCCCAGCTTTTGGCATAAACGACATCAACTCCGTCATACGCCGACCGTGGATCATTTGAATAATGGACGCTTCCGCCGTTTGCCGCGGCCTGAGACTCGATCTCGGCCAGGAGATCGCTGTCGAGTTCGTAGCCGTCGGGGTGGGCGATGGTCAGGTCGTGGCCAAATTGGGCTGCGGCAAGAGCAAAACTGTTAGGCACGGCCATCGGTAGCGGTTTTGGGTGCCACGCCCAAGTCATAAGGACCTTTCTCTTTGTGGCACCGAATTTCTCGCGCATCGTCATCATATCCGCCATCGACTGACACGGATGATGCATTGCGGATTCGAGATTGATCACCGGCACGCTGGAATAGCGGGCAAACGCTTTGAGGACAGGGTCGGTTCGCTCCGTCTCCCAGTCCTTCAGCTCAGCAAATGTGCGAACACCGATCGCTGACACATAGCGTCCCAGTACTCGGACAAACTCTGCCAGATGTTCGGTCTTGTTGCCGTCCATCACGACGCCGTCACGGTGTTCAAGCGTCCACGAAGTGCCGCCGGGTTCGAGTATAACGGCGTTACCGCCGAGTTCGTAAATGCAGACCTGCATCGACGCACGGGTCCGAAGGCTCGGGTTAAAAAAAACAAGAGCGATCGATTTTCCGACGAGAGGTTTTTCGGGCGAACCGACGGATTTGATGCCGATAGCGTGGTCGATCAAGTTATCGAGAACTGAGCGGTCAAGATCAGATGTTTTTAGAAAGTGTGTCATTTTTTCAGTTCGTTGACCAACAGGTCGATCTCGTCGGTGCTGGCCATTAGTGGCGGCAAGAGTCGGAGTACTTTGGGGTCGCTCGAGGTACCGGTAATTATGTTCTTTGACAACAAATATTTGTGCTTATCCGAACAAGGCTCGTAAAACTCGATCCCTAGCAGGCAACCCTTACCGCGGATCGCTCGTATATCTGCAACATCTGAAAGTGAGGCCCTAAGATGTTGTTCGACCCGTGCAGCGTTTCGGATCATATCGTCGCTCTCGATCGCATCGAGTGTAGCCAGAACGGCGGCCATTGCGAGCATACCGCCGCCAAACGTAGTTCCGAGGTCGTTAGTCTTGATCGTTGCGGCAACACGATCGCTCACAAGGCAAGCACCGACCGGAACGCCGCTGCCGAGCGATTTAGCCAGTGTCACAATATCGGGCACAACACCGCCGGCATTGTCGCTGCCGGCAAAGAACCAATTGCCGGTTCGGCCAATACCGGTTTGAACCTCGTCAAATATCAGAACGATCCCGAGATCGTCGCATACTTGGCGAAGACCGACAAAGAATTCCGGCTCGGCCTCGCGGACGCCGGACATCGACTGGATGGGTTCGATCATTATCGCGGCGGTATCGCGGTCGGCCAACCTCGCAACACTAGCGAGGTCGCCGAATTCGGCGCATTCGTGAAAGGGAACGTTTGGCCGGCCGATCTCACGATATTTGCCCAAAAAGGTCGCCGAGATGGCATCGGCGGTGCGGCCGTGAAATCCGCCGGAAAAAGTTATGACCTTTTGACGGCCTGTCACCATCCTGGCCATGCGCATTGCATTTTCGTTAGCTTCGGTGCCCGAGTTGCAAAAGAAGACCTTTTCCAGCGGCGGCGGAGCGATACTGACCAGCTTTTCGGCTGCTCTGGCCCGGATTTCGGAAAAGACGAGGTTTGAATAAAATATGACCTTTTCGGCCTGTTCTGCGATTGCCTTTACGACCCTCGGATGGGAATGGCCGGTCGCACACACCGCGTGGCCGCCGTAGAGGTCGAGATATTTATCGCCTTCGCTGGTCCAGATCCAGGCTCCGCGGCCGCGTTCGACGGCGATGTCCATTTTGGCGTAAGTCGCTACCTGATCGGAGGATTCTATCGTACGGATCTTTTCAAAGTTCATTTTCTTTTGTGCGAACTAAATATCGTCTGGACGCCGTTTGAGGCTATTTCTAATTTGGGGCGAGATCATTTTCGCAAGTTCTTTGACATCGCTATCGTTCATTTCAGATGATCGCCGCAATTTAGGGATTTGTCCCGACCAGGTTAAGAGCGGTTGTTTCTTCGAGCCCGAACATCAGGTTCATATTTTGCACCGCCTGACCCGCCGCACCTTTGACCAGATTGTCAATCGCGGCGAATATCACCACGTCTCGGCCGCTTGTATGCACGGAGATGTCACAATAATTCGTTGTCTTTACCCAATTGATGTCCGGTGACCCCTGAACAAGACGTATAAAGAAGGAATCTTTGTAAAAATCACGGTATATCTTTTGAATAGCCTTGGCGGAAATTGGCTCAGTCAATTCCAGGTAACAAGAAACAAATATTCCGCGGGCGACCGGCAAACTATGAGTCATAAATACAAACTCGGAAGTAAGTGCACCAACGGTTGTTAAACATTGCTTGATCTCAGGCAAATGTTGATGAACAAACGGTTTGTAGGCATAAAATGATGTCGTCCGTTGCGGGTGATGAGTGTTGGCAGCCGCCTTTGCTCCTGAACCGGACGATCCCGTCTTGGCGTCGACGATGATCTTGCCCGTTAGGCCACCGTTTTTCACAAGTGGTGCTAAAGCGAGCAGTGTAGCGGTAGCAAAGCAACCGGGATTCGCGATGTATTGTGCGTTTGAGATCTCGTTGCGATTGACCTCGGTCAAACCGTATACAAATTTGGACTGAAGGGCGGACGCGGTGTGCTCGATCTTGTAAAACTCGGTAAAGATCGCCTTGTCGTCGATCCGAAAGTCGCCCGATAGATCGATCGCTTTTACCTGTGCAGGTAATTGGGGGATCAAGGAAAGTGCGTGCCCGTGCGGAAGGGCGAAAAAGGCGACATCGATGTCGGTTAAAGCGGAAAGGTTTTCGGGCAAACGCTCAAAGATATGTTCCGAAATCCCGAAAAGGTTTTTGTGGACCTCGCCGATCGGCTTTCCGGCGTGTTCATTCGCAGTAATGAGTACTATTTCGACATTTGGGTGAAATAGCAGAATGCGCAATAGTTCGCTTCCGCCGTAACCCGATCCGCCGAAGATCGCCACTCTGGTCTTTTGTTTCGGTTTATTTGTCATGCCGCTATCTTTAGCTTATGGACGGGTGCGTAGGCGATTTCGAACAGTCTTGACCCGTCGCGTCGGGCATTACCGGCAGTGTATCCAAATTGAGAAGTGAGGTAGTCCTCGCCCATTTGGGAATCGGTAACCGAACCGGCCACAACATCAATATTTAGGCCAAAGCGGGCAAGTACGGTAGATCCGCCGATGACACCTACGTAATCGGATGCACAAAATACGAATGTGGTAAATGCCGTCTGGAATTCAATGTCCTTAAGTACAGAGTCGACAGAATATCCTCCGACAATGCCGTCGCCAAGTTCGACAACGATCAGGTTGGGGGAAAGGGAGTTTAGGTGGTTAAGGATCGATTTGGCGGTCGGAACCAAATCATCAACATTTGCGGTCGAGGGCAGTCCACAGTCCATAAAGCTTGCGGTAACAAAAGCTCCGTGGTCCTGCATATTTAGCGTATCACGCAGGGCGGCAACACCGGTCAATTTAGCTCCGGCGACCCGAAGACCGCGATGGCTTGCTTGTTTGATGATCTCCGTGGCGGCGACCGTCTTACCTGAATTCATACAGGTGCCGGCAATAACGATAATAGGGGCCGACGGGTCCAGCGTATTTGCCGGAGCCAGTGCTCCGTCACCAATGTTAATAGTTTTACCACTTGGTGAGCAGGCGGAACCCAGTACTTCGACCGGAATCGCGTCGGAAAGGGAAGAATGGTGCCCGCTGCATATTCCGATGACGCCGCCCATATTTAGAAGGTTCAGGTGGTCGCCAGCCGAAATGCTTTTTGGCACGTCACCGACAAACCCCTTTAGGGCTCGTCTAGCTCCTAGTACTCCGACAAGTATGTCGCCCGTTGTTATTCGGGCAAGTCGTCCATTAGCGAGCTCGATATTACCGTACGTTGCGGATTCACCGAGTGCTCGGACGACCACGACGTCACCTGAACGCGGCTCCGTATTAGCTTTATTAACCAGAATATCGTGTGGCAAATTCAATCGGGCCGCCGCCGACCCGATCTTATCGACCCTTATTATGTTTGACTGTAGATCGTTTGCCATTCTATTTCGAGAGCACGTCCCAAAGCCGCTTTATTGCGAGTCGCTGTTTGGGGCCGTTTTCGACCGCGATCATTATCGTGTCGTCACCCGCTATCGTTCCGACAATTTCCTTGATCTTGGCGGCATCGATCTTGACGGCGATCGCCGAAGCGAGACCGGACTGGCAACGAGCGACGATCAAATTTTCGCCAGCGATCGCGAGATCAATAATCCCGAATCCGGACATTGTGGATTTCCGGGGCGAAGCGTAATTCCCCTTGACTTTGACGATTCCCAGTTCTACAAGATCCCGGGAAACGCTCGCTTGCGTGACGGCAAAGCCGCGATCTGCGAGTAATAAGACTATCTGATCCTGACGGCTGACTCGATCGCTTTCGATCAGACCCAAGATCATCTCTTGTCTTGCTGGCTTTTGCATAACGTTTGGGAATATACCCTTACACTGGTCATTATACGTATATTCTGTAAATTAAGCGTAGTTTATACAGACCGACCGCAAACGTCAATCATAGTCGCTCAATTTCTTGTACGCCAGATTCGAGATATCTAGAATATTGCGAGTTTTATTCGGAGAAACTTTTTTGGATTTTGTCTGAAGTCGTAGAGGAACTTGGTGCCTTCACTCGAAAATTGATTAATGTTCGATGCAGTTTGGTTCAGGTTATTAAATAGTGTCTCGTCCGTAACAAATCGTCCGAGCGTGCCTTTTCCGGCCTGAGCATCGGACAGGATGGATTCGATCCGTGCGGTGGTAGAGTTAAAGCGACTGATGGCCTCGCGAGCATCATCATACAACTTTTCATCTTTGAGAAACTTTCCGGCAGTGCCCTTGCCATCTTTTAGGTCGGCGGTTACGAGTTTGATGTCCGCGGCAATATCGTTGATACTGCCCACGGATTTACGAAGGTCGGCGATTGCGGCTCTTGTTTCATTGTAGAGAGCGTCGTCGTTTACGAATTTGCCGGCACTTCCGCGACCGGCCTTTATGTCTGCAGAGATCGATTCTAATTGTGCGACGGTTTTATTTAAGCCGTCGTAGAGGGCAGGATCATTGACAAGCTTTCCGGCAGAACCCTTGCCCTCGTTGATCTTTTCGATCGTTGTTTGCAAGCGGGTCATTGTCGCCCGGGTCTCCGTCACGGCTCCGTCAAGGCTGCGGTAAAGCGATTCGTCATTGACGATTCGGCCGAGTGTTCCCTCGCCTTGATTCGCTTTGTTCAAGATCTCGTTTGCCGGTATCGCCAGCATATTGATCTGTTTGAGGAGATCGTTGCCGGTGGAGGTCAGTTGGTTCATCGATATTGCGGAATTTGACTTGAGGATCGTGTCATTCTCGACTGGAGCACCCTTCTCGGTCCCGGTCGTAATGTTGATCATTTTATCGTTGCCAAGTACTGACGTCGCAACAAGAGTAGCCGTTGAATCGGTTCGGATGAGTTCGCCGATGGGCTTTTTATCGAGGACCTGAACGATGCCGAGAGTCGCCTCTATACGCTCGCCCTCAGGACTGTCCGCCGGCAAAAATTTAACGTCCTCGACCTTTCCGACACTTATGCCGGCAAGCTGCACTTCGGCATTCTTGCGAAGTCCGTCCGCACTGGGAAAGCGGACGCGAAGCTTCATCTTCTTCTCGAACGGATTAAAGTCGCCGCTTGAGTTGATAATGAGGAAGCCGAATACAAGCAGAGCTGCGAGCATAAATATGCCGACACGCAATTCACTGATACTTAATTTTTTACTTGTTCTCGGCACTATTGTTAGTTACTTTCCACGAATAAAACGATGTATATACGGGTCATCGGCATCCTTGAGTTGTTCGTCCTTACCACTGAAAATGATTTTCCCGTTTCTGAGCATCAAAACCTCGGTATTTATCAAACAAAGAAAGTCACCTTCAGTCTGAAAACTGACCTCGCCTTTTCCGTCAACGATAGCATATTCCGAACTGAGATACTCAAGATTATTCATTTCGTGAGTCACAAAGATCGACGAAACGTCTTCGAGATCGCGGAGTTTGATCGCAAGTTCGCAAATTGTTCGGGCAGTGGGAGGATCAAGCCCGGCCGTTGGTTCGTCAAAAAGGACAATGCTAGGATTACCCACCAGAGCTCTCGCGATACCGACTCGGCGCCGCATTCCTCCGGATAACTCACTCGGCATTTTGTCGATCGCGTCATCGAGGTCGACAAAATGGAGCATTCGCGTGACTTCGTGTTCGATCTCGTCATCGTCCACGCCTTCTTCGATCAGTCTATATGCAACATTGTCGTACACCGAAAGCGAATCAAAAAGAGCTCCTTCCTGGAACACCATCCCGATCTTTTTCCGAACAGCCATCAGATCTTGGTCATCGAAGTCGGTTATGTCTTCACCGTCCACCAGGATTTGGCCACGGTCGGGTTTAAGAAGTCCGAGAATAAGATTAATAATCGTCGACTTTCCGCTGCCGGAGCCACCGAGTACGATCTTAGTTTCACCGCGACGGACTGCAAAGTCGACGCCGTCAAGTATCACCTGGTCGTCAAAGGCAAGATGCACATCCCGAAACTCGATAGCGGGTATGACACGCGATTCAGCGTCCGCCACTCGATAGGTAGACATCTCCGGTTCCAATTTAAGAGAATTGTCGGTTGATAAAATCGACATTACCGAGCCACCTGTTAAAACAGCGTGCTGCTAAAAAGTCCCTGCAGCAACTTCGAAAGAAAAAAGTCGGCGACGATCACATTGATCGAGGCAGAAACAACGGCATTGGTCGTTGACCGGCCCACGCCGACGGTTCCACCGGTAGTATTTAGCCCCTTGTAACACGATATGATCCCGATAATAAACCCGAAGGTTAGGGGCTTAATGATCCCGCCGATCAGATCCTCAATATCGACACCCGCTCTCACAGATGAAATATAAGTATGTGTATCCAAACCGTAGATCTGTTGAGCGATAATGCCGCCGCCAAATAAACCGAACATATCGCAGGCAACCGTCAACAGCGGCAGTGCGATTACCAAAGCGATAATCCTTGGGGTGACCAACTTACGGACCGGCG encodes:
- a CDS encoding beta-ketoacyl-[acyl-carrier-protein] synthase family protein, whose amino-acid sequence is MLNNFLRPRRVVVTGIGCLTPIGIGREAFWASLKGGVSGVRRISAFDASGSAVQIAGEVQDFDWEAQLNRKDRKHVARTVPLALAAACEAMADAGIDTTDMALDERRAIGVEIGTGGGGLAFTEKQYSYWFNGPQTQASVYTIPSSTHGGLSSEISMAFGLRGLSHVVSTGCTSSTDAIFYAAQHIALGRQDVMIAGGVDAPIAPGIMAGFNLMTVVTRDWNDEPHRASRPFSVGRSGIVAAEGSYLFVLEDLETALKRNAQIYAEITGYGATCDAYHRVRLDDSGIEPARAMTMALGDAGIAPDQVDYVNLHGTSTILNDKIETVAVKIALGEHAYRTPMSATKSQIGHPQGASGAAGIAAALCAMTTGVIPPTINLDEPDPDCDLDYVPNTARTAEVNTALCNCIGFGSKNSAIVLQRYAE
- a CDS encoding triose-phosphate isomerase, coding for MRKPVIAGNWKMYKTLSEAVTTAVDLKPLVANANHCEVVIAPVFTAIKTVADRLEGSNVKVAGQNCATQNEFGAHTGEIAPAMLKDVGCSHVIIGHSERRQFYGETDSSVNKKAKATIASGMTAIVCVGEMLADRESGNAENVVKGQLESSLDGLTVADMERIIIAYEPVWAIGTGKTATPEQAQEMHGHIRQTVENTHGKAVAEAVRILYGGSVKPDNIATLMSQADVDGALVGGASLEAVSFSQIVNYK
- the secG gene encoding preprotein translocase subunit SecG, which gives rise to MEYVLYFIFFLSCIVLIAAVLLQPGKTDAGALFTSNVSSSAFSPRGTATVLSKVTIAAAVLFMLSALLLSMPALTGNVSVLSSNPDAPAANANPSVEPAANAAVPVAVDANTAAPATNTGAPIDVAPAPAPANK
- the argB gene encoding acetylglutamate kinase, giving the protein MNQETLDLLRESLPYIQKFQGKTFVVKFSGKVTEDKENLASLAEELALLHQVGIRVCVIHGGGKQLTELALKLGVVQTVIEGRRVTDDDTLDLAKMIFRGKINTEILAQFRRRGVHAVGLSGVDGGVVKAVKRPPRDVLNRETGATESIDYGHVGDVVEVDASLINTLLDSGYLPIISSLGADDDGRVFNINADTIASEIAIKLGAEKLILLTDVNGIYLEESDPNTKLSKITTSDAKHLIESGRATGGMVPKIESLIDLVGRGVHSAHIVSGTVRNAILAEVFTDSGTGTMVVKD
- a CDS encoding N-acetylornithine carbamoyltransferase, which encodes MTHFLKTSDLDRSVLDNLIDHAIGIKSVGSPEKPLVGKSIALVFFNPSLRTRASMQVCIYELGGNAVILEPGGTSWTLEHRDGVVMDGNKTEHLAEFVRVLGRYVSAIGVRTFAELKDWETERTDPVLKAFARYSSVPVINLESAMHHPCQSMADMMTMREKFGATKRKVLMTWAWHPKPLPMAVPNSFALAAAQFGHDLTIAHPDGYELDSDLLAEIESQAAANGGSVHYSNDPRSAYDGVDVVYAKSWGSKYFYGNPNIEIEKRAAYRSDWIVDEAKMAKTNNGIFMHCLPVRRNVIVTDSVIESANSVVIDQAENRLHIQKAIMAKLIQ
- a CDS encoding aminotransferase class III-fold pyridoxal phosphate-dependent enzyme, translating into MNFEKIRTIESSDQVATYAKMDIAVERGRGAWIWTSEGDKYLDLYGGHAVCATGHSHPRVVKAIAEQAEKVIFYSNLVFSEIRARAAEKLVSIAPPPLEKVFFCNSGTEANENAMRMARMVTGRQKVITFSGGFHGRTADAISATFLGKYREIGRPNVPFHECAEFGDLASVARLADRDTAAIMIEPIQSMSGVREAEPEFFVGLRQVCDDLGIVLIFDEVQTGIGRTGNWFFAGSDNAGGVVPDIVTLAKSLGSGVPVGACLVSDRVAATIKTNDLGTTFGGGMLAMAAVLATLDAIESDDMIRNAARVEQHLRASLSDVADIRAIRGKGCLLGIEFYEPCSDKHKYLLSKNIITGTSSDPKVLRLLPPLMASTDEIDLLVNELKK
- the argC gene encoding N-acetyl-gamma-glutamyl-phosphate reductase — translated: MTNKPKQKTRVAIFGGSGYGGSELLRILLFHPNVEIVLITANEHAGKPIGEVHKNLFGISEHIFERLPENLSALTDIDVAFFALPHGHALSLIPQLPAQVKAIDLSGDFRIDDKAIFTEFYKIEHTASALQSKFVYGLTEVNRNEISNAQYIANPGCFATATLLALAPLVKNGGLTGKIIVDAKTGSSGSGAKAAANTHHPQRTTSFYAYKPFVHQHLPEIKQCLTTVGALTSEFVFMTHSLPVARGIFVSCYLELTEPISAKAIQKIYRDFYKDSFFIRLVQGSPDINWVKTTNYCDISVHTSGRDVVIFAAIDNLVKGAAGQAVQNMNLMFGLEETTALNLVGTNP
- a CDS encoding ArgR family transcriptional regulator gives rise to the protein MQKPARQEMILGLIESDRVSRQDQIVLLLADRGFAVTQASVSRDLVELGIVKVKGNYASPRKSTMSGFGIIDLAIAGENLIVARCQSGLASAIAVKIDAAKIKEIVGTIAGDDTIMIAVENGPKQRLAIKRLWDVLSK
- a CDS encoding MCE family protein produces the protein MPRTSKKLSISELRVGIFMLAALLVFGFLIINSSGDFNPFEKKMKLRVRFPSADGLRKNAEVQLAGISVGKVEDVKFLPADSPEGERIEATLGIVQVLDKKPIGELIRTDSTATLVATSVLGNDKMINITTGTEKGAPVENDTILKSNSAISMNQLTSTGNDLLKQINMLAIPANEILNKANQGEGTLGRIVNDESLYRSLDGAVTETRATMTRLQTTIEKINEGKGSAGKLVNDPALYDGLNKTVAQLESISADIKAGRGSAGKFVNDDALYNETRAAIADLRKSVGSINDIAADIKLVTADLKDGKGTAGKFLKDEKLYDDAREAISRFNSTTARIESILSDAQAGKGTLGRFVTDETLFNNLNQTASNINQFSSEGTKFLYDFRQNPKKFLRIKLAIF
- a CDS encoding ATP-binding cassette domain-containing protein, translated to MSTYRVADAESRVIPAIEFRDVHLAFDDQVILDGVDFAVRRGETKIVLGGSGSGKSTIINLILGLLKPDRGQILVDGEDITDFDDQDLMAVRKKIGMVFQEGALFDSLSVYDNVAYRLIEEGVDDDEIEHEVTRMLHFVDLDDAIDKMPSELSGGMRRRVGIARALVGNPSIVLFDEPTAGLDPPTARTICELAIKLRDLEDVSSIFVTHEMNNLEYLSSEYAIVDGKGEVSFQTEGDFLCLINTEVLMLRNGKIIFSGKDEQLKDADDPYIHRFIRGK
- a CDS encoding ABC transporter permease, which produces MNPLTKILFEFQGIGNLIFRMLKGLRKQPRYFAEIINQLDHIGVGSLGIVILTGFFTGGVLILQAYPTLEYYGAQSNAGQGVATTLIRELGPVLTALMVAGRVGSSISAELGSMVVSQQIDAMRALGTSPVRKLVTPRIIALVIALPLLTVACDMFGLFGGGIIAQQIYGLDTHTYISSVRAGVDIEDLIGGIIKPLTFGFIIGIISCYKGLNTTGGTVGVGRSTTNAVVSASINVIVADFFLSKLLQGLFSSTLF